GGCCCTGGGTACGCAGTTCCTCAGCGTTGGCCGGGTTCAACTCCAGAACGACACAGGCGACCCCGAGCCGGTCCATCGCCTGAGCGACCTGTCGACCGTTGACGCCGTAGCCTACGAGGACCACGTGGTCGTGCAGTTCTTCTTCCTCCGCCGGGGCCTCCGTGCCGCCGCTCAGCACCCCTCGCAGTCGCGACTGCATGCGGTCAAGGGCGCTGGACCGACGACTGAGCCGTCGCCCGAGTGAGACCAGCAGCGGCGTCACCGCCATCGTCAGCACCGAGATACTCAGGAAGGTCTGGTAGGTCTCCTGGTCGAGGAGTTGATGCGTCATTCCGGCCTGAGCAAGGACGAAGGAGAACTCGCCGATCTGTGCCAGTGACAATCCCGCAGCAACGGAAGCGCGGCCCCCGGCACGGAAGAACATGCCCACCGCAGTGATGACAAGGGCCTTCAGGAGGAGGATGCCCAACATCAGCCCGAAGGTCTCGAGGGGTTTCTGCACCCACAGGCGCGGTTCGACGAGCATCCCGATCGAGACGAAGAACAGGCTGCTGAAGGCGTCACGCAGCGGCATGATCTGCGCAGTGACGTGATGCGAGTAGGGCGTCCCACCCAGCACGACACCGGCCAGAAAGGCACCAAGGGCCAGGGACAGACCGGCCTGCCCGGCGACCATGGCGGTGCCCAGGGCAATCAGGATGATGGTCAGAGTGAAGATCTCGGGGCTGCGCGTGCGGACAACGGCCTCGATGAGGCGAGGCAGAACGACAGCCGTGGCAAGCAGAATGGCCGCGACGATCAGAAGCGACCGCCCCAGGGCGAGGACGACCTTCAGCCAGTCGCTGTCCGGCTGGCCGAGCATGGGCACCAGCAGCAGCAAGGGCACGACGGCGAGGTCCTGCAGGATCAGGATACTCAGGCTGAGGCGACCGTAGGGAGTGCCGCTCTCCCCGGCCTGCTCCTGAAGTTTGAGGACTATGGCCGTGGAACTCAGGGCGACCAGGAAGCCGAAGAAGACGCCGGTGGCCGCCGGCAACTCAATCCAACGGGCCACCAGCATGACTGCGCCAAGGGTCAGCATCACCTGGGCCGTACCTGCGCCGAAGACCCATACTTTCAGCCGGGCGATCTCCTGCAGCGAGAACTTGAGGCCGATCGTGAACAGTAGCAGGACGACGCCGACATCGGCCAGAGCACTGATGCCTTCGCGGTCGTGAGCGATTCCCAGCCCACCCGGACCGACCACAGCCCCGGCGAGAAGAAAGCCCACGACAGGCGGCACGCGGAACCTGCGCAGGAGACACACGACCGCAAGCGACACGGCCAGGACGACCATCAGCTCTCGTGGGAGAGGCAGATCGTGCATGAGTGTTCGGTTCGCCGTCCCTGGCCCTGTGTCCTTGCCGCGCCGAATCGGGCCACAGCTCTCCGACGGCTCCAGGACTCACCACAGGGCCCACCGCAAGCGACTGTCTGCCTGCGACGGGCCCTGGATAGGCCGTGCTGATGTGTTCCTCAGGCGCCCGGCTCGACGCGCACACCGTCCTCAGAAGGAACCAGACGTGCCGGACGACCGTTGAGCGTGGCCTCGCGAGCAGAAAGGCCCACTGTCACGGTAGCCTGGTCGGCGAGGGGTGCATGGGGTGTCACGTCTTGCGTCACCTGCACCCGCAGGCTATCGCCGCTGAGCAGCGCCTCGGCAGTGCCCGGCTTCTGCAGAGACAGCAGCCGTGAGCCGCCATACTGCACGTAGCTGCCGCCCTTGAGGAAGACCCGTGCGGCCTTGCCCTGAGCGTCGAGTTGCACCACTGCCAACTCGCCGTCGGTGGTGACGTCGCCGGCGCTGGTCACCTTGCCGGGATCGCCGAAGACCACCAGGCTGCGTCGACCCTCAAGGAGCACGCTGAGACCGTTGCTGCCCAGGGAACTGGTCTCGATCTTCGGCGTCGGCTTCACGGGCACGTCGGCCTCGACCTGTGCTGCGTCGAACCAGGTGGTGCCCGGTCCGGAGAAGGTCAGCGCCAGGCAGATGTCCTCGGTGCCCTCTGGAACCGTCGTTGTGAGGATGTGCTCCTGCCAGTCAGGGTGTGCGAAGGGGCCGACGCTCTTGCTGGCAAAGGCTGTCCCGGCGCGCCAGAAGTAGAGGGTCATCATCGCACCCCTGCCTTCCGGCAGTTGAGTGGTGCGAATCCTGGCCCGAGCCGTGATCTTTGTCCCCACAGGCAAGGAGAAGCGGGAGCTGTAGTAATACCCGCTCTTCTCAAGCTGGGCGCACTGACTGCCCTCAGCGGGGTTGTCCGTCACGATCTTGTGGTTCGGCCCGTCCTCGCCGCTGCGTATGATCCAGCCAGACAGCCCGCGCTCGAAGCCACCGTTGCGCAGGATGGTGGGACTGGAGTAGGGGTGTGGCCACAGCAGCGCCGTGAAGGTCGCGGTGGTGGCAGGCTCCGTCTCGACCCGCAGGAAGGGGCCATAGTCCTCGGCGCCCGGATAGGTCTGGACGAAGGACTGCGTCTTCGTCGAGGCGGCGATCTGTGCGAAGACCTCCGACTGCGACCGTGTCACGTTGAAGGCGTCACCCTTCGGCGTGATCTCGGCCAGACCATCGGTGTGAAGCAGGAAGCTGTATCGGTGAGGCTTGGGCGCCGCGAGTTGGTCGCGGACTACGAAGAAGTCGGGCTTCACATACACGATTCCGCGGTCG
The sequence above is drawn from the Armatimonadia bacterium genome and encodes:
- a CDS encoding cation:proton antiporter, translated to MHDLPLPRELMVVLAVSLAVVCLLRRFRVPPVVGFLLAGAVVGPGGLGIAHDREGISALADVGVVLLLFTIGLKFSLQEIARLKVWVFGAGTAQVMLTLGAVMLVARWIELPAATGVFFGFLVALSSTAIVLKLQEQAGESGTPYGRLSLSILILQDLAVVPLLLLVPMLGQPDSDWLKVVLALGRSLLIVAAILLATAVVLPRLIEAVVRTRSPEIFTLTIILIALGTAMVAGQAGLSLALGAFLAGVVLGGTPYSHHVTAQIMPLRDAFSSLFFVSIGMLVEPRLWVQKPLETFGLMLGILLLKALVITAVGMFFRAGGRASVAAGLSLAQIGEFSFVLAQAGMTHQLLDQETYQTFLSISVLTMAVTPLLVSLGRRLSRRSSALDRMQSRLRGVLSGGTEAPAEEEELHDHVVLVGYGVNGRQVAQAMDRLGVACVVLELNPANAEELRTQGRRVIYGDACQESLLEQASLATARAMVVSIADPVATRCITAIARSFNPRLDIIVRTRFVAEVETLRKQGANVVVPEEFETALRLVGLVMEAYGAAHGTILRELDRIREENYALLREGQAAKAKRLSRILSAAGMEEIELGETAPVIGQTLRALDLRGRAGVLVVALYREPQLYTSPDPDLALAPGDTLVLFGEDAGIREAQDLLLGPPPEAIL